The sequence below is a genomic window from Planctomycetota bacterium.
CCTGCGGCTTCAATGGAGTTCAGGGAACATCACGTCGCTCGGGTTCAAGCTGTGGGCTTGTCTGGTCGACACGAGAAAGGTGTCCGTTGGTTCCGACACGACCGAAGCGTTAGCTCAGCACGTGGAGCGTCTTCAGGGCGAACTGGATCGCCTCGAGCGCGAAGTCGCCCACCTGAAGCACCTGGCGACCCTCGGCACGCTGGTCGCGCAGATTGCGCACGAGTCGAACAACCTTCTGACGCCGCTGGTGACGCACGCAAATGCGACAGACGACCCCGAGGCCGCCCTGACCAGGTGCCGCGAGGCCGCGGCGGCGGCGTCGCGGCTGAATGAGACCGTCCTCGGCTTCGGCCGACGTGACGCGGACGACGGCTCGGTCGAAATAGCGTCTTGCCTCAAACGCGTCCAAGGCGAGTCGGCCGATCACTGCGACGTCGACATCTCAGTCCCGGCTGCGACATTCGTGCCGATGACGCACGATCGCCTCGCGATGGTCTTCCGCAACCTCTTCGCAAACGCCGGCCAAGCCGAAGCAACACGCGTCGACGTCTCGGGTCAGGTGAACTCCACTGAAGTCACGCTCTTCATCCAGGACGACGGCCGGGGGCTGCCGAGCGGCCTGCGTGGCGACCGCGTCTTCGAGCCCTTCGCGACGGGCCGGCGAGGTGGAAACGGGCTGGGCCTTGCGATCTGCCGCGAACTGGTCACTGAAGCCGGCGGCTCGATCGGCGTCATGAAGCGCGCCGGCACCGGCACGACGTTCTGCATTCGCCTGCCACGAATCGATCAACCCACCACGGCTGCCGCGGCTTGACGTCGACGCCGACGCGCTCGACGAGCGGC
It includes:
- a CDS encoding HAMP domain-containing sensor histidine kinase, giving the protein MERLQGELDRLEREVAHLKHLATLGTLVAQIAHESNNLLTPLVTHANATDDPEAALTRCREAAAAASRLNETVLGFGRRDADDGSVEIASCLKRVQGESADHCDVDISVPAATFVPMTHDRLAMVFRNLFANAGQAEATRVDVSGQVNSTEVTLFIQDDGRGLPSGLRGDRVFEPFATGRRGGNGLGLAICRELVTEAGGSIGVMKRAGTGTTFCIRLPRIDQPTTAAAA